A genomic stretch from Bordetella sp. N includes:
- a CDS encoding arginine/lysine/ornithine decarboxylase: MKFRFPIVIIDEDYRSENASGLGIRALASAIEAEGVEVLGVTSYGDLSSFAQQQSRASAFILSIDDEEFDVDSPEDVASAIKNLRAFIGELRFRNADIPIYLYGETRTSEHIPNDILRELHGFIHMFEDTPEFVGRHIIREARSYVDSLAPPFFRELVKYAQDGSYSWHCPGHSGGVAFLKSPVGQMFHQFFGENMLRADVCNAVDELGQLLDHTGPVAESELNAARIFHADHCYFVTNGTSTSNKVVWHANVAAGDVVVVDRNCHKSILHAITMTGAIPVFLRPTRNHLGIIGPIPIEEFEPENIRKKIEANPFAREAVNKTPRILTLTQSTYDGVIYNVEMIKEKLGSYVDTLHFDEAWLPHAAFHEYYTNMHAIGQDRPRSDDAIVFATHSTHKLLAGISQASQIIVQESNTRKLDRNIFNEAYLMHTSTSPQYAIIASCDVAAAMMEAPGGTALVEESIREALDFRRAMRKVESEYGRNDWWFKVWGPNRLVSEGIGNRDEWLLESNDHWHGFGDLADGFNMLDPIKATIVTPGLDISGSFGETGIPAALVSKYLSEHGVVVEKTGLYSFFILFTIGITKGRWNTLLTALQQFKDDYDRNQPLWRILPEFCRDHRQYERMGLRDLCQQIHEAYRENDVARLTTEVYLSDMVPAMKPSDAFARMAHREVERVSIEELEGRVTGVLLTPYPPGIPLLIPGERFNRTIVQYLQFARKFNARFPGFETDIHGLAEETDENGDVRYYVDCLREL; encoded by the coding sequence ATGAAATTCCGGTTTCCCATTGTCATCATCGATGAAGACTACCGCTCCGAGAACGCCTCGGGGTTGGGCATACGCGCCCTGGCTTCGGCCATCGAGGCCGAGGGCGTCGAGGTCCTGGGCGTCACCAGTTATGGCGACCTCAGTTCCTTCGCCCAGCAGCAGAGCCGCGCCAGTGCCTTCATCTTGTCGATCGACGATGAGGAATTCGACGTCGATTCGCCCGAGGACGTCGCCAGCGCCATCAAGAACCTGCGCGCCTTCATCGGCGAGCTGCGCTTCCGCAACGCCGACATTCCCATCTACCTGTATGGCGAAACGCGGACCTCGGAGCACATCCCCAACGACATCCTGCGCGAACTGCATGGTTTCATCCATATGTTCGAGGACACGCCGGAATTCGTCGGCCGCCACATCATCCGCGAAGCCCGCAGCTACGTGGACAGCCTGGCGCCGCCGTTCTTCCGCGAACTGGTCAAGTACGCGCAGGATGGTTCCTATTCCTGGCACTGCCCCGGCCACTCCGGCGGCGTGGCCTTCCTGAAGAGCCCGGTGGGCCAGATGTTCCACCAGTTCTTCGGCGAGAACATGTTGCGCGCCGACGTGTGCAACGCCGTGGATGAACTGGGCCAGTTGCTCGACCACACCGGACCGGTGGCGGAGTCGGAACTGAACGCCGCCCGCATCTTCCACGCCGATCACTGCTATTTCGTTACCAACGGCACGTCGACGTCGAACAAGGTGGTGTGGCACGCCAACGTCGCCGCCGGTGACGTGGTGGTGGTCGACCGCAACTGCCACAAGTCGATCCTGCACGCCATCACCATGACCGGCGCGATCCCGGTGTTCCTGCGCCCGACGCGCAACCACCTGGGCATCATCGGACCGATCCCGATCGAGGAATTCGAGCCGGAGAACATCCGCAAGAAGATCGAGGCCAATCCGTTCGCGCGCGAAGCGGTGAACAAGACCCCGCGCATCCTGACGTTGACGCAGAGCACCTATGACGGCGTCATCTACAACGTGGAAATGATCAAGGAAAAGCTGGGCAGCTACGTCGATACCCTGCACTTCGACGAAGCCTGGTTGCCGCACGCGGCCTTCCACGAGTACTACACGAACATGCACGCCATCGGCCAGGACCGGCCGCGCAGCGACGACGCCATCGTCTTCGCCACCCACTCCACGCACAAGCTGCTGGCGGGTATTTCGCAGGCGTCGCAGATCATCGTGCAGGAGTCCAACACCCGCAAGCTGGACCGCAACATCTTCAACGAAGCCTATCTGATGCACACGTCCACGTCGCCGCAGTACGCGATCATCGCGTCCTGCGACGTGGCGGCGGCCATGATGGAAGCGCCCGGCGGCACCGCGCTGGTCGAGGAAAGCATCCGCGAAGCGCTGGATTTCCGCCGCGCCATGCGCAAGGTCGAGTCGGAATACGGCCGCAACGACTGGTGGTTCAAGGTGTGGGGCCCCAACCGTCTGGTGTCCGAAGGCATCGGTAATCGCGACGAGTGGCTGCTGGAGTCGAACGACCACTGGCACGGCTTCGGCGATCTGGCCGACGGCTTCAACATGCTGGACCCGATCAAGGCCACCATCGTCACCCCGGGCCTGGATATTTCCGGCAGCTTCGGCGAAACCGGCATCCCGGCGGCCCTGGTATCCAAGTACCTGTCCGAGCACGGCGTGGTGGTGGAAAAGACCGGCCTGTATTCGTTCTTCATCCTGTTCACCATCGGCATCACCAAGGGCCGCTGGAACACGCTGCTGACCGCCTTGCAGCAGTTCAAGGACGACTACGACCGCAACCAGCCCCTGTGGCGCATCCTGCCTGAGTTCTGCCGCGACCATCGCCAGTACGAGCGCATGGGCCTGCGCGATCTGTGCCAGCAGATCCACGAAGCCTATCGCGAGAACGACGTAGCGCGCCTGACCACCGAGGTGTATCTGAGCGACATGGTGCCGGCGATGAAGCCGTCCGATGCATTCGCGCGCATGGCCCACCGCGAAGTGGAGCGTGTCAGCATCGAGGAGCTGGAAGGCCGCGTGACCGGCGTGCTGCTGACGCCTTACCCGCCGGGCATTCCGCTGCTGATCCCGGGCGAGCGCTTCAACCGCACCATCGTCCAGTATCTGCAGTTCGCGCGTAAGTTCAACGCCCGCTTCCCCGGCTTCGAAACCGACATCCACGGCCTGGCCGAGGAAACGGACGAGAACGGCGACGTGCGCTACTACGTCGATTGCCTGAGGGAACTGTGA
- a CDS encoding NAD(P)/FAD-dependent oxidoreductase: MYDVAIIGAGAAGMMCAAVAGQRGLRVVLIDHADKLAEKIRISGGGRCNFTNVGTGPANFLSENPHFCRSALAGYSPRDFLDLLHRHGVAWHEKHRGQLFCDDSSESIIDVLRAECDAGNVQWRMGCGVAEIGREAGAGAGSAASAGEGGAFVLRTTTAGTVRAAKLVIATGGMAIPQLGATDYGLKIARQFGLKVIEPRPALVPLTFDPALWQPFAALSGVALEAGVRSGQGEFLEDLLFTHRGLSGPAILQISSFWNPGEPLSLDLAPGLDLGEDLVSTKPGNRQQLGTVLAGLWPRRLAEAWLAGDTLATQRLADTPDKTLRTLASRIHDWTLVPTGTAGYKKAEVMRGGVDTRGLDQKSMQARAVPGLHFIGEAVDVTGWLGGYNFQWAWASGVACGKAL; encoded by the coding sequence ATGTATGACGTAGCCATCATCGGCGCGGGCGCGGCGGGCATGATGTGCGCCGCCGTCGCCGGCCAGCGCGGCTTGCGCGTGGTGCTGATCGATCACGCCGACAAGCTGGCGGAGAAGATCCGCATCTCCGGCGGCGGCCGCTGCAATTTCACCAATGTGGGTACCGGCCCGGCCAACTTCCTGTCGGAGAACCCGCATTTCTGCCGTTCGGCGCTGGCGGGCTACAGTCCGCGCGACTTTCTCGACCTGCTGCACCGGCATGGCGTGGCCTGGCACGAGAAGCATCGCGGCCAGCTGTTTTGCGACGACTCCAGCGAGTCCATCATCGACGTGCTGCGCGCCGAGTGCGACGCCGGCAATGTGCAGTGGCGCATGGGCTGCGGCGTGGCGGAAATCGGCCGCGAGGCAGGTGCCGGCGCGGGTAGCGCTGCGTCCGCGGGCGAGGGCGGTGCTTTCGTGTTGCGCACCACCACGGCGGGAACGGTGCGCGCGGCCAAGCTGGTCATCGCCACCGGCGGCATGGCCATCCCGCAACTGGGCGCCACCGACTACGGCCTGAAGATCGCGCGCCAGTTCGGCCTGAAAGTGATCGAGCCACGTCCGGCCCTGGTGCCGCTGACCTTCGATCCCGCCCTTTGGCAGCCCTTCGCCGCCTTGTCCGGCGTGGCGCTGGAAGCAGGTGTGCGCAGCGGCCAGGGCGAGTTCCTGGAAGACCTGCTGTTTACGCATCGGGGCTTGTCCGGCCCCGCCATCCTGCAGATCTCCAGTTTCTGGAATCCCGGCGAGCCGCTCAGCCTGGACCTGGCCCCCGGCCTGGATCTGGGCGAAGACCTGGTCAGCACCAAGCCCGGCAATCGCCAGCAATTGGGCACCGTGCTGGCCGGCCTTTGGCCGCGCCGCCTGGCCGAAGCGTGGCTGGCGGGCGACACCCTGGCCACGCAACGCCTGGCCGATACCCCCGACAAGACCCTGCGCACCCTGGCGTCGCGCATCCACGACTGGACCCTGGTGCCCACGGGCACCGCCGGCTACAAGAAGGCCGAGGTCATGCGTGGCGGCGTCGACACCCGCGGTCTGGACCAGAAGAGCATGCAGGCCCGCGCCGTGCCCGGCCTGCACTTCATCGGCGAGGCCGTCGACGTCACGGGCTGGTTGGGTGGATACAACTTCCAGTGGGCCTGGGCTTCCGGCGTCGCCTGCGGCAAGGCGCTTTAG
- the gcvT gene encoding glycine cleavage system aminomethyltransferase GcvT, with protein MSASLKQTPLAPEHIATGARMVDFGGWDMPLAYGSQLEEHHAVRTDAGMFDVSHMLNVDVLGVGASAFLQRLIANDVAKLTVPGKALYSCMLNPEGGVIDDLIVYFFASDRWRVVVNAGTAEKDVAWMQRVASVGGFEVTVTPRRDLAMVAVQGPNARAKVWAARPAWRAASEPLTPFVGAIVDTDVLVARTGYTGEDGFEIVLPATQVVDLWRDLVAQGVRACGLGARDTLRLEAGMNLYGQDMDELTQPAQAGLTWTVSLKDTGREFIGRAAIEQFPTPNAFVGLKLGERGVMRPHMKVRGSAGTGEVTSGTMSPTLGVSVAFARMPVGTAPGEQVEVEIRGKWVPATVTKLPFVRNGKAVEHS; from the coding sequence ATGTCCGCCTCGTTGAAGCAAACCCCCCTGGCACCCGAACACATCGCCACCGGCGCGCGCATGGTCGATTTTGGCGGCTGGGACATGCCCCTGGCCTACGGTTCGCAATTGGAAGAGCACCACGCCGTGCGCACCGACGCCGGCATGTTCGACGTGTCGCACATGCTCAACGTGGACGTCCTGGGCGTTGGCGCCAGCGCTTTCCTGCAACGCCTGATCGCCAACGACGTCGCCAAGCTGACCGTGCCCGGCAAGGCGCTGTACAGCTGCATGCTCAACCCTGAAGGCGGCGTCATCGATGACCTCATCGTGTACTTCTTCGCGTCCGACCGCTGGCGCGTGGTGGTCAACGCCGGCACCGCCGAAAAAGACGTCGCCTGGATGCAACGCGTGGCCAGCGTGGGCGGCTTCGAAGTCACCGTCACCCCGCGCCGCGACCTGGCCATGGTCGCCGTGCAAGGCCCCAATGCCCGTGCCAAGGTCTGGGCGGCTCGCCCCGCCTGGCGCGCCGCGTCCGAACCCCTGACGCCCTTCGTCGGCGCCATCGTCGATACCGACGTCCTGGTGGCGCGTACCGGCTATACGGGCGAGGACGGTTTCGAGATCGTGCTGCCCGCCACGCAAGTCGTCGACCTGTGGCGCGACCTGGTCGCCCAGGGGGTGCGTGCCTGCGGCCTGGGCGCGCGCGACACGCTGCGCCTGGAAGCCGGCATGAACCTGTACGGCCAGGACATGGACGAACTGACGCAGCCCGCGCAGGCCGGCCTGACCTGGACCGTGTCCCTGAAGGACACTGGCCGTGAGTTCATCGGCCGCGCCGCCATCGAGCAATTCCCCACCCCCAATGCCTTCGTCGGCCTGAAGCTGGGCGAACGCGGCGTCATGCGCCCGCACATGAAGGTGCGCGGCAGCGCCGGCACCGGCGAAGTCACCAGCGGCACCATGTCGCCCACCCTGGGCGTGTCGGTCGCCTTCGCCCGCATGCCGGTCGGCACCGCCCCTGGCGAGCAGGTGGAAGTGGAGATCCGCGGCAAGTGGGTTCCCGCCACGGTGACCAAACTGCCCTTCGTGCGCAACGGCAAAGCCGTCGAACACTCGTAA
- the gcvH gene encoding glycine cleavage system protein GcvH translates to MSLPTDRKYTESHEWIKAEGDVFVVGITDGAQEQLGDLVFVGDVKVGAKLAAGETAGVVESVKAASDIYAPVEGEIVAFNDALEGTPGLINESAFDTWIYKIKPTNAADVDGLLDAAGYEKL, encoded by the coding sequence ATGAGCCTGCCTACCGATCGCAAGTACACCGAATCCCATGAGTGGATCAAAGCCGAGGGCGACGTCTTCGTCGTCGGCATCACCGACGGCGCCCAAGAACAATTGGGCGACCTGGTCTTCGTCGGCGACGTCAAGGTCGGCGCCAAGCTGGCTGCCGGCGAAACCGCCGGCGTGGTCGAGTCGGTCAAGGCCGCTTCGGACATCTACGCCCCCGTCGAAGGCGAAATCGTTGCCTTCAACGACGCGCTGGAAGGCACCCCCGGCCTGATCAATGAATCGGCTTTCGACACCTGGATCTACAAGATCAAGCCGACCAATGCCGCTGACGTCGATGGTCTGCTCGACGCCGCCGGCTACGAAAAACTGTAA